The genomic segment GACCACGAGGAGCGAGGTGTGACCGCCGGAGACGAGCAGCGCGATCGTCGGGTACTCCAACGGCTCCTCCGACACCACGTCGGCGCCGACGTGCCCGACCAGGTGGTTCACCGCGTAGATCGGCTTCTCGAGCGCCACCGCGAGCGCCTTGGCCGCGCCCACCCCGACCATGAGCGCCCCCGAGAGCCCGGGCCCGGTGGTGACGGCGATGGCATCGACGTCGTCGAGCCGGATCCCCGCCTCCGCGACCGCCGCCGCGAGCGTGGGCTCGATGGCCTCCAGGTGCGCGCGTGCCGCCACCTCCGGGACCACACCGCCGTATCGGGCGTGCTCGTCCATCGACGAGGCGATGACGTTCGCGAGCAGCCGGTCGCCCCGCACGATCCCCACGCCGGTCTCATCGCAGGAGGTCTCGATGCCCAGCACCAGGGGTTCGAGTCGGTTCATCGGGTGTCCTCCTCGGTGAGCCCGCCGGCGCCGACACCGCTGCGGGAGGGGCGAAGCGACGCACGCATGACCAGCGCGTCGACCCCATCCGGCTGGTAGTAGCGCGGCCGCACCGCGATCTGCTCGAACCCGAGCGACAGGTACAGCGCCTGCGCCACGGGGTTGTCGGCCCGGACCTCGAGGAAGACCTCGCGGGCCCCGCGGTCGACGGCCTCGGCCAGGAGACGCTCCATGAGGCGGCGTCCGAGGCCGGTACCGCGCCTCTCCGGCGCGACGGCGATGGTCTGGATGTCGGCGTCCTTCGACCCGGCCGGCACGAGGACTCCCCCGTACCCGGCGAAGGCGCCGTCGTCGTCGACGGCGACCACGTAACGGCAGTGCGCGCTCGCGAGCTCCGCGGCCATCGACTCCCGCGACCAGGCGTCGGTCGTGAAGGTGGAGGTCTCGAGGGCCATGACGTCGTCGAGGTCGTCGAGCGTCGCCGCTCTCAGCTCGACGC from the Cnuibacter physcomitrellae genome contains:
- the rimI gene encoding ribosomal protein S18-alanine N-acetyltransferase, encoding MSVELRAATLDDLDDVMALETSTFTTDAWSRESMAAELASAHCRYVVAVDDDGAFAGYGGVLVPAGSKDADIQTIAVAPERRGTGLGRRLMERLLAEAVDRGAREVFLEVRADNPVAQALYLSLGFEQIAVRPRYYQPDGVDALVMRASLRPSRSGVGAGGLTEEDTR